The DNA sequence CTGATCTTATCGAAAGATGAGGCAAAAGGCATCTACGGAACAGGGCATAATTCGGTCATACAAGTGCCGGGAAAAGATGAATGGTATATCGTATACCATCGCTTCTCGTATCCCGATGGCATTAACATGGGAGATGCCGCAGGTTTTCATAGGGAAGTGGCTATCGATGAGTTGCGTTTTGATGATCAGGGCTTAATCTTGCCGGTTTTTCCCACTAATTAAATTTTTTTGATAAATAATACCTAAAAAACGATGTTCCTAAGAATAGCATATTTCTTGATTTCCCGCCTTAGTGCGTGTTTATTGCTGATGATCAGCAGTAGTACGCTATTGATAGCGCAACCAGACTTTGGTCACGCTAAAAAAATAAATACAGACTGGCATTTTAAGTTGGGGGATCAGAAGGAGGCTGCGACAGCCCAATCATTGGATCGTTCGTGGCGCCCTGTTCAATTACCGCATGACTGGAGCGTTCGGCAGCCCTTGAGTCCAAACTTGGCCAGTGCCACAGGCTACCTGTCGGGCGGGATAGGCTGGTACCGCAAACAGGTATTCGTCGATGCCGAAAAGCAAGGCCAGCAGCTGTACATTTATTTTGAAGGCGTATATAATCGAAGCGAGGTATTTATTAACGGTCATTCCTTGGGGAAAAGACCCAACGGCTATGTTTCCTTTATGTATGACCTCACACCACACTTAAAATATGGTGCAGAAAATACCATCGCGGTGCGGGTAGATCATACCCAAGATGCAGACTCCCGCTGGTACACTGGATCGGGAGTCTATCGGGATGTATGGCTGGTGCAGGCGAATAAGGTGCACATCGAACCCTGGGGCTTATACGTCTATCCCGAAGTACAGAAAAATAAAGGTGCGTTGAAGATTGAAACACCGGTACAAAATCATACCGATCAGACCGCTAACCTACAGGTGATCCATGAGCTGTTGGATGCTGCTGGTAAAACGGTGACCAAGAAAACTACGAAATTAAATGTCCCGAAGAACGGAAGCCAAACGGTGCACAGCACGTTGGATGTCCGCGATCCCGCGTTGTGGAGTCTGGACAATCCAAACCTATACACACTAAAAACGACCATCTTACAAGGAGATCAAGTCGTGGATGAGTCTGCCGTACGTACCGGTTTTCGAACGTATACCTTCGATCCGAATAAAGGCTTTGCCCTTAACGGTATCTGGATGAAAGTAAAAGGCGTTTGTGTGCATCACGATGCCGGAGTATTAGGTGCAGCAGTGTATCCCGAAGTGTGGCGCAGACGATTGCAGCAGCTCAAATCTATGGGTGTAAACGCGATACGTACCAGCCACAATCCGCAGGCAAGTAGCTTATATGCACTGTGTGATGAATTGGGTTTGCTGGTGATGAATGAGGCGTTCGACGAATGGCAGTTTCCGAAGCGAAAGTGGCTTTCGGGCTGGAATGTCGGTACGCCAGGTTTTCAGGGAGCGTATGATTATTTCGAAGAATGGGGCGAGCGCGATTTAGCCGATATGGTGCGTCGTGACCGAAATCACTTATCCATCTTTGCCTGGAGTATCGGTAACGAAGTAGATTACCCGAACGATCCGTATTCGCACCCCGTATTGGATGGGGGGCAGGGAAGCGGCTTTACCCAACCGATTTTCGGAGGTTACCGGAAGGATGCACCAGATGCCATGCAATTGGGTGATATTGCGAAGCGTTTAGCGGCAGTGGTGCGCCAATACGACCAATCCAGACCAGTAACCGCCGGTTTAGCGGGCGTCGCCATGTCCAATGAGACCGCTTACCCAGGGGTATTGGATATCGCAGGCTACAACTATACCGAAAGCCGCTATCAAGAGGATCACGCCAAATATCCGGAAAGAGTGATCTATGGTAGTGAAAATCGCCATGATTATGGCGCTTGGAAAGCAGTACGGGATAACGAGCATATTTTCGGACAGTTTCTATGGACAGGTATTGATTATTTGGGTGAATCTGGCCGCTGGCCTTCCCGCGGTTTTTATTCTGGATTACTGGATTTTGCCGGTTTTATGAAGCCACGCGGCTATTTCCGTCAATCTTTATGGTCAGAAAAGCCTATGGCTTTTCTAGGCACCTATCCAGTACAAGGCGGTGGCGCAGCTACGGACACGTGGTCGATGTTAGAGGCGGAGCAAGGTGGCCAAAAAGATCAGGCACCTTCCATGGATGCTTGGCCAGTTTGGAATTACCAACAAGGACAGCAAATACGTGTCGTATCCTACAGCAATGCGGCTAAAGTATATTTGACCCTCAATGGGCGTAAAGTTGGAGAAGAAAAAGTGGCGGATGAAGGTCATGGCATCGTGTATTGGGATATTCCTTACGAGCCGGGAACGCTTACCGCGATTGGATTAGATCAAGATGGTCGTGAAATCGCGAAATACAATCTGCAGACCAGTAAAAGATCCTTTGCATTAAAGGTGATAGAAGGAGCGAATCAATCGGTGAAAGCGGAAGGTGGACTGGCACAGATTGCCCTGCAAGTCGTCGATGAAGATGGTATACCTGTTCCAATGGCGGATGATGAGATTACCTGTCAAATTGTAGGACCGGCTACGTTACTCGGTATGGAAGCGGGAAACAATAGTGATATGTCTGATTATACAGACCACCAGCAACGCGCCTTTAAGGGGAAAATGATGGTTTATGTACGCGCTGATGGCAAGCCTTCGGACGAAATTCGCGTGCGGCTGACAGCACCTTGGCTGCAAAGCGCAGAAGTAACTATACCACTTCAATAAATACATCATAAAGAAAGGAGGATAGACAAGTTCACCTTTCACCGTGAAATAGATAAGGATATGAATTGGACGAAAAACATCGCTATTATAGCGTTCGTGTTAGTTTTTACAGCCTGTGCTGGCAAAAAATATGCGATTGATCAGGTCGATAAAGAGGAGGTTTTAGCATCTATTCGTCTGGTCAATACGTATTGGCAAACCAATAACAAACCGCAGAATTGGGCATTTTGGGATGAAGCCGCGTATCATACCGGAAATATGGCCGCTTACAAAGTGACGAAAGATTCTGCCGCGTTGAATTATAGCGTGATATGGGCAGATTACAATCAGTGGAAGGGTGCTAAATCCAATAATCGAGAAGACTGGAAATACAGTTATGGAGAAGGTGATGACTATGCGTTGTTTGGAGATTGGCAGATTTGTTTTCAGACGTATATAGACCTTTATCTTATCCATCCTGATGAGGTACGTATCCGTCGCGCCAAAGAAGTGATGGGATACCAAATGTCTACGCTGGTAAACGATTATTGGTGGTGGGCAGATGGCTTGTATATGGTCATGCCGGTGATGACGAAGTTGTACACCGTTACTAAAAACCCCTTGTATCTTGATAAGCTAAATACCTATTTCCGCTATGCAGACAGCCTGATGTTTGATCAAGACGCGCATCTGTATTATCGGGACGGCAAGTACCTTTACCCAAAGCACAAGAGTGCAAATGGGAAGCGTGATTTCTGGGCGAGAGGAGATGGCTGGGTTTTGGCCGGGTTGGCTAAGGTGCTAGCCGATTTGCCGAAAGACTACAAACATCGCCCATTCTTCGAACAGCGTTTCCAACAATTAGCTAAGGCAGTAGCCAATGCGCAACAACCGGGTGGTTATTGGACGCGTAGTTTGCTCGATCCCGAACACGCTCCTGGTCCGGAAACAAGTGGTACCGCCTTTTTTACCTATGGTTTGCTTTGGGGAGTGAACAATGGTTATCTAAACGCAGCAGAATACTTGCCTGTGGTTGATCGCTCGTGGCGCTATTTGCAAGATGTTGCAGTTCAGGCAGACGGTTCGGTTGGCTATGTGCAACCGATCGGCGAGAAAGCCATTCCGGGTCAAGTGGTTGATCAAAATTCTACTACTAATTTTGGAGTGGGCGCTTATTTGCTTGCCGCCACGGAGCTTTACAACTATTTAGATCAATAAAAAAATCAAGGGATGAAGAGGAGATTTGGGGTATTGGCTGGATTGATATGTTTGATTTCCAGTACTTCTTTTGCCCAAAACAAAAGCGTAAACGTTGTTAAAAATACGACCGAGTCAGATCGACTATTTTGGCTAGCAGAAATGGACAAAATGGTGCGCCCAGTCATTCAAAGTCTCGCGCAGGACAGCTTAAAGATCAGCATGCCACGCGTCACCTCCAAAAATGTAGACAATAGGGAGCATCGTATTCAGGTGCAATACTTGGAGGTGTTCGGAAGGGTAGTGGCAGGTATAGCGCCCTGGCTACAGTTAGAAGGAGGTTCCACCGAAGAGCTGACTTTGCGAAAGCAATATCGCGCTTGGGTCATCCAAGGATTTAAACATGCTTTAGATTCGAATGCACATGATTTTATGCGTTTCGATATAGGTGGTCAGCAATTGGTAGATGCCTCTTTCTTAGCGCTAGGGTTGATCCGCGCACCGTGGATTTGGGAAAACCTGCCTGAACAGACAAAGACAAAACTCGTGCAATCCATTCAAACCACGCGCCGTTTTCTGCCTGTTTATTCCAACTGGTTGTTGTTTTCGGCAGTCAACGAAGCTTTCCTCGCAAAATATGCAGACTCCTGGGATGCTATGCGTGTGGATTATGCACTACGACAATTTGAACAATGGTATGTCGGCGATGGCCTATACAAAGATGGAGAGCATTTCGCATTTGATTATTACAACAGTTACGTCATTCATCCTTACTTAGGTGCGCTGGCCGATGTAATCAGCACGAAGACCAATACCTACAAACACATGTTTGAAGAAATTGGAAAACGTAACCAGCGCTACGCCGAGATTCAGGAGCGCCTGATTCACGTAGATGGCACTTATCCGGCTTCGGGTCGTTCGGTGATTTATCGCGGAGCAGCTTTCCATCATTTGGCGGACATGGCTTTCAAAGGTCGTTTGCCAGAAAGTTTGGCCGCAGCACAAGTACGCAGCGCGTTGACAGCGGTATTACGCAAAACGGTAGAAAGTGCTTCTACCTATCAAAATGGCTGGTTGACCATCGGCTTGTACGGCGCGCAAGAAAGTTTAGGCGATTTTTACAATAATCAAGGCAGTCCGTATTTGGCAACCACGCTATTTCTTCCTTTAGGGCTACCAGAGAGCCATCCATTTTGGTCTGATGCTGCACAAGCCTGGACATCCCAGAAGATATGGACGGGCCAGCAAGTCGGTAAAGACCATAGCATGCACTAAAATAGGCTAACTTTTCTTACTAAAATCACGCCTTCACCATCCATCTTTGACGAATATACCCCCTCATTTTGGTTTAGATTACCATCGTGTGTTACCGTCAGTTTATGGATATTTGTAGATCAACTAGCCTATAGCCATAGCCACGAAAGGCTATCTTAAAACATAAACTGCAAAATTATAAACACATGATGAAGACGATTAATAAGCCAGTCTTGTTTCTTTTCCTGATTGCATTTACCAGTAACTGGGTTTGTGCGCAAAAAGCAACCACCACAGTTACCATGCACACGGCATCCAACACGACCATCAGCAAGCATATTTACGGCCACTTTGCCGAACACTTGGGGAGATGCGTTTATGGAGGGTTTTATGTAGGAGAAGATAACGAAAGCATTCCTCATACAGCAGGTGTGCGTAACGATGTGGTTGCAGCACTCAAGAAATTACAGATACCTAATTTACGATGGCCGGGCGGATGCTTTGCAGATACCTATCATTGGAAGGACGGTATTGGCCCTAAACCTAATCGCCCAACGATGGTAAATAGCTGGTGGGGAGGAGTTACGGAAGACAATAGTTTCGGTACGCATGATTTTTTAAACATGTGTGAATTGTTGGAAACCGAACCTTATCTCGCGGGAAATGTCGGAAGCGGTGAAGTGCAAGAGCTCGCCGACTGGGTGCAGTATGTGAATCATGCGGGCGAAAGCCCGATGGCAGATCTAAGGCGTAAAAATGGCCGTGAAGAACCTTGGAATGTTAAATTTTGGGGGGTAGGAAATGAAGCCTGGGGTTGCGGTGGCAATATGACTGCGGCATACTATTCGGATGTGTATCGAAAATACGCCACCTTCATGTCGGACTGGACAAATACAGGCGGATTATATCGCATTGCTTCTGGAGCGAATGTAGACGATTATGAGTGGACAGAAACGCTCATGAAAAACATTAAACACAATTTGGTGGAAGGATTAGCATTGCACCATTATGCTAATGTGGAATGGAACAGCAAAGGTCCGGCGACAGGATATTCTGATACACAATATTTCAAAACCATGCAATCTGCCTGGAAAATGGATGAATTGGTGCGCAAGCACTCCGCGATTATGGACAAATATGATCCCAAAAAGCGCATCGCTTTGGTCGTGGATGAGTGGGGTGGATGGTACGAAGTAGAAGAAGGTACTAATCCTGGTTTCCTGTATCAACAGAATACCATGCGCGATGCGATGATTGCTGGATTAACACTTAACGTGTTCAACAATCATGCAGATCGGGTGCGGATGGCGAATTTGGCGCAGACGATTAATGTGTTGCAGGCCGTGATCCTGACGAAAGACGACAAGATGTTGCTCACGCCAACCTACCACGTGATGGAAATGTATAAAGTACATCAAGATGCACAGCTGATTCCACTGACGGTGGAAAGTGCGCTATATACTTTTGAAGGAGAAACATTGCCTGCTGTACATGCATCTGCTTCGGTAAGTAAGGATGGTAAAACCCATATCAGCATGGTGAATATCGATGCGACAAAACCACAGCGTGTGGATATAAATGTTGGAAAATTCGGAGGCAAGTTTTCGGGAAGAATTCTAAAATCTGCTACCCTAAACGATCATAATACCTTTGAAAAGCCAGAAGCAATCCAACCAATAGCGTACAAAGATTTCACCCAAAAAGGCGAACAACTCTCCCTTGAATTGCCACCCTTCTCTGTGGTCGTTTTGACCTTAGATTAAGTAACTATTCCGCTTCCCACGTTGTCCAACTTAAAACCCTGATTTCTAAGTTGGACAACGTGTTTTTTTCCTCTGTAAAAGAGAAAATAGTTCGACATATTACACCATCTTTTTTGATCAATTCCACCCCCGCAAATGCAATTTAGAAGTTGAATATTTGTCTAACTAATTGCTAACAGACCTAAATTTCTACTTC is a window from the Sphingobacterium sp. lm-10 genome containing:
- a CDS encoding sugar-binding domain-containing protein; translation: MFLRIAYFLISRLSACLLLMISSSTLLIAQPDFGHAKKINTDWHFKLGDQKEAATAQSLDRSWRPVQLPHDWSVRQPLSPNLASATGYLSGGIGWYRKQVFVDAEKQGQQLYIYFEGVYNRSEVFINGHSLGKRPNGYVSFMYDLTPHLKYGAENTIAVRVDHTQDADSRWYTGSGVYRDVWLVQANKVHIEPWGLYVYPEVQKNKGALKIETPVQNHTDQTANLQVIHELLDAAGKTVTKKTTKLNVPKNGSQTVHSTLDVRDPALWSLDNPNLYTLKTTILQGDQVVDESAVRTGFRTYTFDPNKGFALNGIWMKVKGVCVHHDAGVLGAAVYPEVWRRRLQQLKSMGVNAIRTSHNPQASSLYALCDELGLLVMNEAFDEWQFPKRKWLSGWNVGTPGFQGAYDYFEEWGERDLADMVRRDRNHLSIFAWSIGNEVDYPNDPYSHPVLDGGQGSGFTQPIFGGYRKDAPDAMQLGDIAKRLAAVVRQYDQSRPVTAGLAGVAMSNETAYPGVLDIAGYNYTESRYQEDHAKYPERVIYGSENRHDYGAWKAVRDNEHIFGQFLWTGIDYLGESGRWPSRGFYSGLLDFAGFMKPRGYFRQSLWSEKPMAFLGTYPVQGGGAATDTWSMLEAEQGGQKDQAPSMDAWPVWNYQQGQQIRVVSYSNAAKVYLTLNGRKVGEEKVADEGHGIVYWDIPYEPGTLTAIGLDQDGREIAKYNLQTSKRSFALKVIEGANQSVKAEGGLAQIALQVVDEDGIPVPMADDEITCQIVGPATLLGMEAGNNSDMSDYTDHQQRAFKGKMMVYVRADGKPSDEIRVRLTAPWLQSAEVTIPLQ
- a CDS encoding glycoside hydrolase family 88 protein gives rise to the protein MNWTKNIAIIAFVLVFTACAGKKYAIDQVDKEEVLASIRLVNTYWQTNNKPQNWAFWDEAAYHTGNMAAYKVTKDSAALNYSVIWADYNQWKGAKSNNREDWKYSYGEGDDYALFGDWQICFQTYIDLYLIHPDEVRIRRAKEVMGYQMSTLVNDYWWWADGLYMVMPVMTKLYTVTKNPLYLDKLNTYFRYADSLMFDQDAHLYYRDGKYLYPKHKSANGKRDFWARGDGWVLAGLAKVLADLPKDYKHRPFFEQRFQQLAKAVANAQQPGGYWTRSLLDPEHAPGPETSGTAFFTYGLLWGVNNGYLNAAEYLPVVDRSWRYLQDVAVQADGSVGYVQPIGEKAIPGQVVDQNSTTNFGVGAYLLAATELYNYLDQ
- a CDS encoding DUF2264 domain-containing protein; translation: MKRRFGVLAGLICLISSTSFAQNKSVNVVKNTTESDRLFWLAEMDKMVRPVIQSLAQDSLKISMPRVTSKNVDNREHRIQVQYLEVFGRVVAGIAPWLQLEGGSTEELTLRKQYRAWVIQGFKHALDSNAHDFMRFDIGGQQLVDASFLALGLIRAPWIWENLPEQTKTKLVQSIQTTRRFLPVYSNWLLFSAVNEAFLAKYADSWDAMRVDYALRQFEQWYVGDGLYKDGEHFAFDYYNSYVIHPYLGALADVISTKTNTYKHMFEEIGKRNQRYAEIQERLIHVDGTYPASGRSVIYRGAAFHHLADMAFKGRLPESLAAAQVRSALTAVLRKTVESASTYQNGWLTIGLYGAQESLGDFYNNQGSPYLATTLFLPLGLPESHPFWSDAAQAWTSQKIWTGQQVGKDHSMH
- a CDS encoding alpha-L-arabinofuranosidase C-terminal domain-containing protein yields the protein MMKTINKPVLFLFLIAFTSNWVCAQKATTTVTMHTASNTTISKHIYGHFAEHLGRCVYGGFYVGEDNESIPHTAGVRNDVVAALKKLQIPNLRWPGGCFADTYHWKDGIGPKPNRPTMVNSWWGGVTEDNSFGTHDFLNMCELLETEPYLAGNVGSGEVQELADWVQYVNHAGESPMADLRRKNGREEPWNVKFWGVGNEAWGCGGNMTAAYYSDVYRKYATFMSDWTNTGGLYRIASGANVDDYEWTETLMKNIKHNLVEGLALHHYANVEWNSKGPATGYSDTQYFKTMQSAWKMDELVRKHSAIMDKYDPKKRIALVVDEWGGWYEVEEGTNPGFLYQQNTMRDAMIAGLTLNVFNNHADRVRMANLAQTINVLQAVILTKDDKMLLTPTYHVMEMYKVHQDAQLIPLTVESALYTFEGETLPAVHASASVSKDGKTHISMVNIDATKPQRVDINVGKFGGKFSGRILKSATLNDHNTFEKPEAIQPIAYKDFTQKGEQLSLELPPFSVVVLTLD